In Bombus terrestris chromosome 6, iyBomTerr1.2, whole genome shotgun sequence, a single window of DNA contains:
- the LOC100642689 gene encoding protein polybromo-1 isoform X4, with product MNKRRRTSSVASRGTEDDGDDIPPEPTKRRKKIDPSDLCQQLYDVLRNQKKEDGTLLCDAFIRVPKRRQEPGYYEVVTNPIDLLKVQQKLKTDEYRDMDDLAADIQLMVNNAKAFYMRTSPEYKDATELWELCINTKNRIMEEYEDPEPKGKLILKVGRLARKATTKQEDAEDTSESSTNPDEETMQQFEDLFAAVMTATDPADNNRPLHTMFQLKPSKKLYPEYYDVIETPVDLKTVARKIQEGAYSSITDMEKDLMLMCRNACQFNEPGSQIYKDAKLLKKIITAAARKQDIGLSSTVPKIATTAPSTRSKRGSRTMAQSLIAQTATLPDEDEESDDEEDEPAETEEADNPQWQLFQTIRTAPNNQGVRMSEYFWKLPSKRLYADYYKMIKNPISLLQIRTKIKKGEYGTVSEVAGDMNIMFENAKKYNIHTSRLYKCAVKLQKIMQEKVHELLEFDQDSDSDSEFENSSHQPKLIKRASNLLTRGKYKDNIPLKKRLYALVKCVIEYVCEDGRQPMLMFMEKPSKKLYPDYYQVIAEPIDMLAIEANIKAEKYQSENELIQDFKLMFNNCRQYNEEGSLIYEDANTLERVLMDKVKELGPLPETPKPTKSSASTPTRNVGRPKKVVPLHLQKLKTMYDTIKDYHDVKGRQLSLIFMKLPNKNEYPDYYEVIKQPMNMEKIASALKNNGYENLDELVSDFILMFDNACKYNEPDSQIYKDALILQRLVLQTKLQLSEDEESVPDVSAAVQEILATIFTALYNHQDEEGRCYSDSMAELPEHDIVDGKKIRGLSLDLIKRRLDRGVYKRLDRFQEDVFTCLERARRLSRTDSQPFEDSVELQAFFLRTRDEVTRGGDLLHSPALNYTLLDLSAQVAELKRVKQQQELSLPNEDESCDGNETKDSETNTNTEGSNSDNGGSMSFNQEVYRAGDFAYIEPTERGMEYSVVLIERLWTNTEGQQMLYGNLFYRPSETYHVASRKFLDKELFKSDAHVAVPLAKVAGRCCVLSVKDYFRMQPDGFLEKDVYVCESRYSTKARAFKKIKVWNFDPDHLKLIPREKSLEPKRVISVYKERLEKHKEEIAELEEGEKLTEKERPNVILYNPDDAENTYYEQYNTCAGSVKTGDFVYVATDGGRQQIAQIDAIWSTKDGKCYFKGPWLLMPAEVPHAPTKLFYKQELFLSTVDGTHPIVAIVGKCAVLDYGEYICSRPTEIPEDDVYICESLYDESKNLMKKLGQEGLKKFNHNSAVTEDEIYFFRRPINPAKIPGDVAQTQNQVKSVTPSSAQFEMKTAGKKLVTGYILYSSKMRTQITQNNPESSFGEISRIVGNEWRKLPAGEKQAWEERAIKMNEDGGQLKGNNVSVGTNALQDVVYECCWDNCDWQFEDMTDCIDHCIAEQNGHVQSSFINAASDVEFQCQWRGCGRTKKSVPPFPSVQRLARHVKEVHILKSNGRIIPPSERSKNYMASKGPTILPPMETETSAAATQTSNISGAKQPEPMFVAVPPRPSRVLHSDAYLRYIEALNVENRYISNWDKQMNANPDNTQIPDVTKLPAEWLGNGVGNHGNVVNALWTLRNMMMRDVLAINKTL from the exons ATGAACAAGCGCCGTAGAACATCTTCAGTTGCAAGTCGCGGCACAGAAGATGATGGTGACGATATACCACCTGAACCGACGAAGAGACGGAAAAAAATAGATCCT agTGACCTGTGCCAACAGTTATATGATGTTCTACGTAatcaaaaaaaagaagatggaacGTTATTATGTGATGCATTTATACGTGTGCCTAAACGTAGACAAGAACCAGGTTATTATGAAGTTGTAACAAATCCTATAGACCTACTAAAGGTTCAGCAGAAACTAAAAACAGATGAATACAGGGACATGGATGATTTAGCAGCTGATATTCAACTCATGGTTAATAATGCAAAAGctttttatatg cGTACATCTCCTGAATATAAAGATGCCACTGAACTCTGGGaattatgtataaatacaaaaaatcgcATTATGGAAGAATATGAAGATCCAGAACCTAAGGGAAAACTTATCCTAAAAGTAGGACGACTG GCTCGGAAAGCTACAACGAAACAAGAAGATGCAGAAGATACATCTGAAAGTTCTACAAATCCTGATGAAGAGACAATGCAACAGTTTGAAGATTTATTTGCAGCAGTTATGACAGCAACAGATCCAGCTGATAATAACAGACCATTGCATACAATGTTTCAACTAAAACCATCtaaaaaa TTATATCCAGAATATTATGATGTAATTGAAACACCAGTAGATTTAAAAACAGTTGCAAGAAAAATTCAAGAAGGAGCCTATAGTAGCATTACAGACATGGAAAAAGATTTAATGTTAATGTGTCGTAATGCTTGCCAATTTAATGAGCCTGGTTCTCAAATTTACAAAGATGCAAAgcttttgaaaaaaattattactGCAGCTGCAAGAAAGCAAGATATTGGCTTAAGCAGTACTGTTCCAAAAATTGCAACAACAGCACCATCAACAAGAAGTAAAAGAGGAAGCCGTACTATGGCACAGTCTTTAATAGCTCAAACTGCAACATTACCAGATGAAGATGAAGAAAGCGATGATGAAGAAGATGAACCTGCAGAAACTGAAGAAGCTGATAATCCACAGTGGCAATTATTTCAAACTATTAGGACAGCACCTAACAATCAag GAGTTAGAATGAGCGAATATTTTTGGAAACTGCCATCAAAGAGGTTGTACGCcgattattataaaatgattaaaaatcctATTTCTTTATTACAAATTCGTACTAAAATAAAG AAAGGTGAATATGGTACTGTAAGTGAAGTAGCTGGTGACATGAATATTATgtttgaaaatgcaaaaaaatataatattcatacgtctagattatataag TGTGCTGTAAAACTACAGAAAATTATGCAAGAAAAAGTACATGAATTGTTAGAATTTGATCAG GATTCAGACTCAGATAGTGAATTTGAAAATAGCTCTCATCAACCTAAACTTATTAAACGTGCTTCAAATCTGTTAACACGTGGAAAATATAAAGACAATATACCACTGAAGAAAAGATTGTATGCACTAGTTAAATGTGTTATAGAATACGTT tgtGAAGATGGTCGGCAACCAATGTTAATGTTTATGGAAAAACCCTCTAAGAAATTATATCCAGATTATTATCAAGTGATAGCAGAACCAATTGATATGTTAGCCATTGAAGCTAATATTAAGGCAGAAAAATATCAAAGTGAAAACGAATTAATACAAGATTTTAag TTAATGTTTAACAATTGTCGCCAATACAATGAAGAAGGTTCTTTAATATATGAAGATGCAAATACCCTTGAGAGAGTTCTAATGGATAAAGTAAAAGAATTAGGTCCTTTGCCGGAGACACCCAAACCTACAAAATCAAGTGCATCTACTCCTACTAGAAATGTTGG GAGACCTAAAAAAGTTGTACCACTACACttacaaaaattgaaaactatGTATGACACTATAAAAGATTATCACGACGTAAAAGGGAGACagttatctttaatttttatgaaattaccaaataaaaatgaataccCTGATTATTATGAAGTTATTAAACAACCAATGAACATGGAAAAAATAGCATCTGCTCTAAAGAATAATGGATACGAGAATTTGGATGAACTCGTATCAGATTTCATATTAATGTTTGATAATGCTTGCAAATATAATGAACCTGATTCACAAATATACAAG GATGCTTTAATTTTACAAAGATTAGTTCTTCaaacaaaattacaattaaGTGAAGATGAAGAAAGTGTGCCAGATGTATCGGCTGCAGTTCAAGAAATATTAGCAACAATCTTCACTGCTCTTTATAATCATCAAGATGAAGAAGGAAGGTGTTATTCTGACTCAATGGCAGAACTTCCAGAACACGACATAGTTGATGGAAAAAA gATACGAGGATTATCATTAGATTTGATTAAAAGAAGATTAGATCGTGGAGTATATAAACGGTTAGATCGTTTTCAAGAAGATGTATTTACATGTTTAGAAAGAGCTAGAAGATTATCACGTACAGACTCGCAGCCTTTTGAGGATAGTGTAGAACTACAAGCATTTTTTTTACGTACTCGTGATGAAGTAACTCGTGGAGGGGATTTATTACATTCACCAGCACTTAATTATACACTTCTTGATCTTTCTGCACAAGTTGCAGAATTAAAACGTGTTAAGCAACAACAAGAACTGTCATTACCTAATGAGGATGAAAGCTGTGATGGCAATGAGACAAAA GATTCTGAAACAAATACTAATACAGAGGGAAGTAATAGTGATAATGGTGGATCTATGAGTTTTAATCAAGAAGTATATAGAGCTGGGGACTTTGCATATATAGAACCTACAGAACGAGGCATGGAATATAGTGTGGTTCTCATAGAACGTCTATGGACAAATACAGAAGGTCAACAAATGTTATATGGCAATTTATTTTATAGACCAAGTGAAACTTATCATGTGGCATCTAGAAAATTCCTTGACAAGGAGTTATTTAAAAGTGACGCTCATGTAGCTGTACCTTTGGCAAAAGTAGCTGGAAGGTGTTGCGTACTAAGTGTTAAGGATTACTTTAGAATGCAACCTGATGGTTTCTTAGAAAAAGATGTTTATGTATGTGAATCGCGATATTCTACAAAAGCAAGagcttttaaaaaaattaaagtcTGGAATTTTGATCCAGATCATTTAAAGTTAATTCCAAGAGAGAAATCATTAGAACCAAAGCGAGTAATATCAGTATATAAGGAAAGATTAGAGAAACACAAAGAAGAAATTGCTGAGTTAGAGGAAGGAGAAAAATtgacagagaaagaaagacct aatgtgatattatataatccAGATGATGCAGAAAATACATATTATGAACAATATAATACATGTGCAGGGTCTGTAAAAACTGGAGATTTTGTTTATGTAGCAACAGATGGAGGTAGACAACAAATTGCACAAATTGATGCTATATGGTCGACAAAAGA tgGAAAGTGTTATTTTAAAGGCCCATGGTTGTTAATGCCTGCGGAAGTACCACATGCTCCTACTAAGTTATTTTACAAACAAGAACTATTCCTATCTACAGTTGATGGTACTCACCCTATCGTGGCCATTGTTGGAAAATGTGCCGTCCTTGACTATGGAGAATACATTTGTA gtCGACCGACAGAAATTCCAGAAGATGATGTATATATTTGTGAATCGTTGTATGATGAAAGTAAAAACCTCATGAAAAAATTAGGACAAGAaggtttaaaaaaatttaatcataATTCAGCAGTAACTGAAGACGAAATTTACTTCTTCCGAAGACCTATTAATCCAGCTAAG ATTCCGGGCGATGTGGCTCAGACGCAAAATCAAGTCAAGTCTGTTACTCCTAGTTCAGCTCAATTTGAAATg AAAACGGCGGGTAAGAAATTAGTTACGggctatattttatattcgagTAAAATGCGAACGCAGATTACACAAAACAATCCTGAATCATCCTTTGGGGAGATTAGCAGAATTGTTGGCAACgag tgGAGGAAATTGCCAGCAGGAGAAAAACAAGCTTGGGAGGAAAGAGCAATTAAAATGAATGAAGATGGTGGGCAACTTAAAGGAAATAATGTTTCAGTAGGCACTAATGCTTTACAAGATGTAGTTTATGAATGTTGCTGGGATAATTGTGACTGGCAATTTGAAGATATGACCGATTGTATCGACCATTGTATTGCGGAACAAAATGGACATGTTCAATCGTCTTTTATTAATGCTGCAAGCG ATGTCGAATTTCAATGTCAATGGCGTGGTTGTGGCCGTACGAAAAAATCTGTACCTCCATTTCCAAGTGTACAAAGACTTGCAAGGCACGTTAAGGAAGTACATATCCTTAAGTCAAATGGACGTATAATACCTCCTTCGGAAAGAAGCAA aaactaTATGGCATCAAAAGGTCCAACGATACTGCCACCAATGGAAAcag aaacaTCAGCAGCTGCTACACAAACAAGCAACATTTCTGGTGCTAAACAACCAGAACCCATGTTTGTTGCTGTTCCTCCAAGACCAAGTCGCGTGTTACATTCAGATGCGTACTTACG ATATATTGAAGCATTGAATGTAGAAAATCGGTACATATCAAATTGGGACAAACAAATGAATGCTAATCCTGATAATACACAAATCCCTGATGTAACGAAATTGCCTGCGGAATGGTTAGGCAATGGTGTAGGCAACCATGGAAATGTGGTAAATGCCTTATGGACACTCAGGAACATGATGATGCGAGATGTGTTAGCCATCAATAAAActttatag
- the LOC100642689 gene encoding protein polybromo-1 isoform X2: MNKRRRTSSVASRGTEDDGDDIPPEPTKRRKKIDPSDLCQQLYDVLRNQKKEDGTLLCDAFIRVPKRRQEPGYYEVVTNPIDLLKVQQKLKTDEYRDMDDLAADIQLMVNNAKAFYMRTSPEYKDATELWELCINTKNRIMEEYEDPEPKGKLILKVGRLARKATTKQEDAEDTSESSTNPDEETMQQFEDLFAAVMTATDPADNNRPLHTMFQLKPSKKLYPEYYDVIETPVDLKTVARKIQEGAYSSITDMEKDLMLMCRNACQFNEPGSQIYKDAKLLKKIITAAARKQDIGLSSTVPKIATTAPSTRSKRGSRTMAQSLIAQTATLPDEDEESDDEEDEPAETEEADNPQWQLFQTIRTAPNNQGVRMSEYFWKLPSKRLYADYYKMIKNPISLLQIRTKIKKGEYGTVSEVAGDMNIMFENAKKYNIHTSRLYKCAVKLQKIMQEKVHELLEFDQDSDSDSEFENSSHQPKLIKRASNLLTRGKYKDNIPLKKRLYALVKCVIEYCEDGRQPMLMFMEKPSKKLYPDYYQVIAEPIDMLAIEANIKAEKYQSENELIQDFKLMFNNCRQYNEEGSLIYEDANTLERVLMDKVKELGPLPETPKPTKSSASTPTRNVGRPKKVVPLHLQKLKTMYDTIKDYHDVKGRQLSLIFMKLPNKNEYPDYYEVIKQPMNMEKIASALKNNGYENLDELVSDFILMFDNACKYNEPDSQIYKDALILQRLVLQTKLQLSEDEESVPDVSAAVQEILATIFTALYNHQDEEGRCYSDSMAELPEHDIVDGKKIRGLSLDLIKRRLDRGVYKRLDRFQEDVFTCLERARRLSRTDSQPFEDSVELQAFFLRTRDEVTRGGDLLHSPALNYTLLDLSAQVAELKRVKQQQELSLPNEDESCDGNETKDSETNTNTEGSNSDNGGSMSFNQEVYRAGDFAYIEPTERGMEYSVVLIERLWTNTEGQQMLYGNLFYRPSETYHVASRKFLDKELFKSDAHVAVPLAKVAGRCCVLSVKDYFRMQPDGFLEKDVYVCESRYSTKARAFKKIKVWNFDPDHLKLIPREKSLEPKRVISVYKERLEKHKEEIAELEEGEKLTEKERPNVILYNPDDAENTYYEQYNTCAGSVKTGDFVYVATDGGRQQIAQIDAIWSTKDGKCYFKGPWLLMPAEVPHAPTKLFYKQELFLSTVDGTHPIVAIVGKCAVLDYGEYICSRPTEIPEDDVYICESLYDESKNLMKKLGQEGLKKFNHNSAVTEDEIYFFRRPINPAKIPGDVAQTQNQVKSVTPSSAQFEMEASPLLPKLEPDVLGMGVGLGVGVGVGVGEDSMDAGGPPSVGSAEAQPVLSNTQTPVSTKKKTAGKKLVTGYILYSSKMRTQITQNNPESSFGEISRIVGNEWRKLPAGEKQAWEERAIKMNEDGGQLKGNNVSVGTNALQDVVYECCWDNCDWQFEDMTDCIDHCIAEQNGHVQSSFINAASDVEFQCQWRGCGRTKKSVPPFPSVQRLARHVKEVHILKSNGRIIPPSERSKNYMASKGPTILPPMETETSAAATQTSNISGAKQPEPMFVAVPPRPSRVLHSDAYLRYIEALNVENRYISNWDKQMNANPDNTQIPDVTKLPAEWLGNGVGNHGNVVNALWTLRNMMMRDVLAINKTL; this comes from the exons ATGAACAAGCGCCGTAGAACATCTTCAGTTGCAAGTCGCGGCACAGAAGATGATGGTGACGATATACCACCTGAACCGACGAAGAGACGGAAAAAAATAGATCCT agTGACCTGTGCCAACAGTTATATGATGTTCTACGTAatcaaaaaaaagaagatggaacGTTATTATGTGATGCATTTATACGTGTGCCTAAACGTAGACAAGAACCAGGTTATTATGAAGTTGTAACAAATCCTATAGACCTACTAAAGGTTCAGCAGAAACTAAAAACAGATGAATACAGGGACATGGATGATTTAGCAGCTGATATTCAACTCATGGTTAATAATGCAAAAGctttttatatg cGTACATCTCCTGAATATAAAGATGCCACTGAACTCTGGGaattatgtataaatacaaaaaatcgcATTATGGAAGAATATGAAGATCCAGAACCTAAGGGAAAACTTATCCTAAAAGTAGGACGACTG GCTCGGAAAGCTACAACGAAACAAGAAGATGCAGAAGATACATCTGAAAGTTCTACAAATCCTGATGAAGAGACAATGCAACAGTTTGAAGATTTATTTGCAGCAGTTATGACAGCAACAGATCCAGCTGATAATAACAGACCATTGCATACAATGTTTCAACTAAAACCATCtaaaaaa TTATATCCAGAATATTATGATGTAATTGAAACACCAGTAGATTTAAAAACAGTTGCAAGAAAAATTCAAGAAGGAGCCTATAGTAGCATTACAGACATGGAAAAAGATTTAATGTTAATGTGTCGTAATGCTTGCCAATTTAATGAGCCTGGTTCTCAAATTTACAAAGATGCAAAgcttttgaaaaaaattattactGCAGCTGCAAGAAAGCAAGATATTGGCTTAAGCAGTACTGTTCCAAAAATTGCAACAACAGCACCATCAACAAGAAGTAAAAGAGGAAGCCGTACTATGGCACAGTCTTTAATAGCTCAAACTGCAACATTACCAGATGAAGATGAAGAAAGCGATGATGAAGAAGATGAACCTGCAGAAACTGAAGAAGCTGATAATCCACAGTGGCAATTATTTCAAACTATTAGGACAGCACCTAACAATCAag GAGTTAGAATGAGCGAATATTTTTGGAAACTGCCATCAAAGAGGTTGTACGCcgattattataaaatgattaaaaatcctATTTCTTTATTACAAATTCGTACTAAAATAAAG AAAGGTGAATATGGTACTGTAAGTGAAGTAGCTGGTGACATGAATATTATgtttgaaaatgcaaaaaaatataatattcatacgtctagattatataag TGTGCTGTAAAACTACAGAAAATTATGCAAGAAAAAGTACATGAATTGTTAGAATTTGATCAG GATTCAGACTCAGATAGTGAATTTGAAAATAGCTCTCATCAACCTAAACTTATTAAACGTGCTTCAAATCTGTTAACACGTGGAAAATATAAAGACAATATACCACTGAAGAAAAGATTGTATGCACTAGTTAAATGTGTTATAGAATAC tgtGAAGATGGTCGGCAACCAATGTTAATGTTTATGGAAAAACCCTCTAAGAAATTATATCCAGATTATTATCAAGTGATAGCAGAACCAATTGATATGTTAGCCATTGAAGCTAATATTAAGGCAGAAAAATATCAAAGTGAAAACGAATTAATACAAGATTTTAag TTAATGTTTAACAATTGTCGCCAATACAATGAAGAAGGTTCTTTAATATATGAAGATGCAAATACCCTTGAGAGAGTTCTAATGGATAAAGTAAAAGAATTAGGTCCTTTGCCGGAGACACCCAAACCTACAAAATCAAGTGCATCTACTCCTACTAGAAATGTTGG GAGACCTAAAAAAGTTGTACCACTACACttacaaaaattgaaaactatGTATGACACTATAAAAGATTATCACGACGTAAAAGGGAGACagttatctttaatttttatgaaattaccaaataaaaatgaataccCTGATTATTATGAAGTTATTAAACAACCAATGAACATGGAAAAAATAGCATCTGCTCTAAAGAATAATGGATACGAGAATTTGGATGAACTCGTATCAGATTTCATATTAATGTTTGATAATGCTTGCAAATATAATGAACCTGATTCACAAATATACAAG GATGCTTTAATTTTACAAAGATTAGTTCTTCaaacaaaattacaattaaGTGAAGATGAAGAAAGTGTGCCAGATGTATCGGCTGCAGTTCAAGAAATATTAGCAACAATCTTCACTGCTCTTTATAATCATCAAGATGAAGAAGGAAGGTGTTATTCTGACTCAATGGCAGAACTTCCAGAACACGACATAGTTGATGGAAAAAA gATACGAGGATTATCATTAGATTTGATTAAAAGAAGATTAGATCGTGGAGTATATAAACGGTTAGATCGTTTTCAAGAAGATGTATTTACATGTTTAGAAAGAGCTAGAAGATTATCACGTACAGACTCGCAGCCTTTTGAGGATAGTGTAGAACTACAAGCATTTTTTTTACGTACTCGTGATGAAGTAACTCGTGGAGGGGATTTATTACATTCACCAGCACTTAATTATACACTTCTTGATCTTTCTGCACAAGTTGCAGAATTAAAACGTGTTAAGCAACAACAAGAACTGTCATTACCTAATGAGGATGAAAGCTGTGATGGCAATGAGACAAAA GATTCTGAAACAAATACTAATACAGAGGGAAGTAATAGTGATAATGGTGGATCTATGAGTTTTAATCAAGAAGTATATAGAGCTGGGGACTTTGCATATATAGAACCTACAGAACGAGGCATGGAATATAGTGTGGTTCTCATAGAACGTCTATGGACAAATACAGAAGGTCAACAAATGTTATATGGCAATTTATTTTATAGACCAAGTGAAACTTATCATGTGGCATCTAGAAAATTCCTTGACAAGGAGTTATTTAAAAGTGACGCTCATGTAGCTGTACCTTTGGCAAAAGTAGCTGGAAGGTGTTGCGTACTAAGTGTTAAGGATTACTTTAGAATGCAACCTGATGGTTTCTTAGAAAAAGATGTTTATGTATGTGAATCGCGATATTCTACAAAAGCAAGagcttttaaaaaaattaaagtcTGGAATTTTGATCCAGATCATTTAAAGTTAATTCCAAGAGAGAAATCATTAGAACCAAAGCGAGTAATATCAGTATATAAGGAAAGATTAGAGAAACACAAAGAAGAAATTGCTGAGTTAGAGGAAGGAGAAAAATtgacagagaaagaaagacct aatgtgatattatataatccAGATGATGCAGAAAATACATATTATGAACAATATAATACATGTGCAGGGTCTGTAAAAACTGGAGATTTTGTTTATGTAGCAACAGATGGAGGTAGACAACAAATTGCACAAATTGATGCTATATGGTCGACAAAAGA tgGAAAGTGTTATTTTAAAGGCCCATGGTTGTTAATGCCTGCGGAAGTACCACATGCTCCTACTAAGTTATTTTACAAACAAGAACTATTCCTATCTACAGTTGATGGTACTCACCCTATCGTGGCCATTGTTGGAAAATGTGCCGTCCTTGACTATGGAGAATACATTTGTA gtCGACCGACAGAAATTCCAGAAGATGATGTATATATTTGTGAATCGTTGTATGATGAAAGTAAAAACCTCATGAAAAAATTAGGACAAGAaggtttaaaaaaatttaatcataATTCAGCAGTAACTGAAGACGAAATTTACTTCTTCCGAAGACCTATTAATCCAGCTAAG ATTCCGGGCGATGTGGCTCAGACGCAAAATCAAGTCAAGTCTGTTACTCCTAGTTCAGCTCAATTTGAAATg GAAGCATCACCATTGTTACCGAAGCTGGAACCCGATGTACTAGGCATGGGAGTAGGATTAGGAGTGGGAGTAGGAGTAGGAGTTGGGGAGGACAGCATGGATGCTGGTGGTCCACCGTCCGTTGGATCTGCAGAAGCTCAACCGGTGCTCTCCAATACTCAGACACCTGTGTCGACTAAAAAG AAAACGGCGGGTAAGAAATTAGTTACGggctatattttatattcgagTAAAATGCGAACGCAGATTACACAAAACAATCCTGAATCATCCTTTGGGGAGATTAGCAGAATTGTTGGCAACgag tgGAGGAAATTGCCAGCAGGAGAAAAACAAGCTTGGGAGGAAAGAGCAATTAAAATGAATGAAGATGGTGGGCAACTTAAAGGAAATAATGTTTCAGTAGGCACTAATGCTTTACAAGATGTAGTTTATGAATGTTGCTGGGATAATTGTGACTGGCAATTTGAAGATATGACCGATTGTATCGACCATTGTATTGCGGAACAAAATGGACATGTTCAATCGTCTTTTATTAATGCTGCAAGCG ATGTCGAATTTCAATGTCAATGGCGTGGTTGTGGCCGTACGAAAAAATCTGTACCTCCATTTCCAAGTGTACAAAGACTTGCAAGGCACGTTAAGGAAGTACATATCCTTAAGTCAAATGGACGTATAATACCTCCTTCGGAAAGAAGCAA aaactaTATGGCATCAAAAGGTCCAACGATACTGCCACCAATGGAAAcag aaacaTCAGCAGCTGCTACACAAACAAGCAACATTTCTGGTGCTAAACAACCAGAACCCATGTTTGTTGCTGTTCCTCCAAGACCAAGTCGCGTGTTACATTCAGATGCGTACTTACG ATATATTGAAGCATTGAATGTAGAAAATCGGTACATATCAAATTGGGACAAACAAATGAATGCTAATCCTGATAATACACAAATCCCTGATGTAACGAAATTGCCTGCGGAATGGTTAGGCAATGGTGTAGGCAACCATGGAAATGTGGTAAATGCCTTATGGACACTCAGGAACATGATGATGCGAGATGTGTTAGCCATCAATAAAActttatag